In Chloroflexota bacterium, one DNA window encodes the following:
- a CDS encoding aminotransferase class V-fold PLP-dependent enzyme → MSDAPRRLPPDLAYDAAADARHQELRGQFLLRPDVTFLNHGSFGACPRSVFERYQAWQLELEQQPVEFIGRRATALMAEARAALAAYLGADADEVVYFQNVTAALNVVARSLPLRAGDEILTTNHEYGALDRTWTFVCQKTGARYVNQPLPSRLDDPHDVVEAVWSGVTPRTRVLFLSHITSPTALILPVAELIARVRAAGIWTVIDGAHAPGQVDLDLHALGADFYGGNCHKWLCAPKGAGFLYAQRDVQHLLEPQIVSWGWQARDPSGSRFVDEQEYQGTRDISAFLTVPAAIEFLQANDWPRVRAECHQLVRMAREEIAEITGLPPLTPDSPAWFAQLGAIPLPPGDEKAFKARLYDEYRVEAPIVAWAGQRFVRVSAQGYTTQADIERLTRAVGEILASER, encoded by the coding sequence ATGTCCGACGCGCCACGCCGCTTGCCGCCCGACCTCGCCTATGACGCCGCGGCCGACGCCCGTCACCAGGAGCTGCGCGGCCAGTTCCTGCTGCGGCCTGACGTCACGTTCCTGAACCACGGCTCGTTCGGGGCCTGCCCGCGCTCGGTCTTCGAGCGGTACCAGGCGTGGCAACTTGAGCTGGAACAGCAGCCCGTCGAGTTCATCGGGCGGCGGGCGACGGCGCTGATGGCCGAGGCTCGGGCCGCGCTCGCAGCGTACCTCGGCGCGGACGCCGACGAGGTCGTCTACTTCCAGAACGTGACGGCGGCCCTCAACGTCGTGGCGCGCTCGCTGCCGCTGCGCGCGGGCGACGAGATCCTGACTACCAACCACGAGTACGGTGCGCTCGACCGGACCTGGACGTTCGTCTGCCAGAAGACGGGGGCACGGTACGTCAACCAGCCGCTGCCGAGCCGACTCGACGATCCCCACGATGTCGTCGAAGCGGTCTGGTCGGGTGTCACGCCACGCACACGAGTGCTGTTCCTCAGCCACATCACCTCGCCCACGGCCCTGATCCTGCCGGTTGCCGAGCTGATCGCGCGGGTTAGGGCGGCCGGCATCTGGACGGTGATCGACGGCGCGCACGCCCCGGGCCAGGTCGACCTGGACCTTCATGCGCTGGGGGCCGATTTCTACGGTGGCAACTGCCACAAGTGGCTGTGCGCGCCGAAGGGGGCCGGCTTTCTGTACGCCCAGAGGGACGTTCAGCACCTGCTGGAACCGCAGATCGTCAGCTGGGGCTGGCAGGCCCGCGACCCGAGCGGCTCGCGGTTCGTGGACGAGCAGGAGTACCAGGGCACGCGCGACATCTCGGCGTTCCTGACGGTGCCAGCAGCCATCGAGTTCTTGCAGGCGAACGACTGGCCGCGTGTTCGCGCCGAGTGCCACCAGCTGGTGCGGATGGCCCGTGAGGAGATCGCGGAGATCACCGGGCTGCCACCGCTGACGCCCGACTCGCCGGCCTGGTTCGCGCAGTTGGGCGCGATCCCGCTGCCGCCGGGTGACGAGAAGGCGTTCAAGGCCCGGCTCTACGACGAGTACCGGGTCGAAGCACCGATTGTCGCCTGGGCGGGCCAGCGGTTCGTGCGGGTATCGGCGCAGGGCTACACGACGCAGGCCGACATCGAGCGGCTGACGCGCGCCGTCGGCGAGATCCTCGCGTCCGAACGCTGA
- the tatA gene encoding twin-arginine translocase TatA/TatE family subunit codes for MMPTLGAPELIIILVIIVLIFGVGKLPEVGQALGKGIREFRGAADGSVEDETPPAPAAPARPAAPAAPAAVEAPKTAPAPAAPAAVTTPVATPASVNYTVEDGDTPTSVAAKHGVTVEQLLAANGWSKADRVLYEGDKIQVPANNTPVA; via the coding sequence ATGATGCCGACGCTGGGGGCCCCAGAGCTCATCATCATCCTCGTCATCATCGTTTTGATCTTTGGGGTTGGAAAGCTTCCCGAGGTCGGCCAGGCCCTCGGCAAGGGCATCCGGGAGTTCCGGGGCGCTGCTGATGGTTCGGTGGAAGACGAGACACCGCCAGCACCCGCGGCACCGGCTCGGCCGGCTGCTCCAGCCGCTCCGGCCGCTGTTGAGGCGCCGAAGACCGCACCGGCTCCGGCCGCTCCCGCGGCGGTGACGACGCCTGTCGCCACGCCGGCTTCGGTCAACTACACCGTTGAGGACGGTGACACGCCGACCAGCGTCGCCGCGAAGCACGGCGTGACCGTCGAGCAGCTGCTGGCCGCCAACGGCTGGAGCAAGGCTGACCGCGTGCTCTACGAGGGTGACAAGATCCAGGTGCCGGCCAACAACACGCCGGTCGCCTAG
- a CDS encoding glycosyltransferase family 39 protein, translating into MFVLTFSARTVGLSLFVTPDEDNWMRRTGNFAQALRQGDLARTFQSGHPGVTTMWIARAGIGPDAERLAGITTQDNPVTRTPGFMDLLVRARLAMILVNSLLLVGIVGLAARLLGLWPALIGGVILALDPFLAAHGQVVHVDGLSAGFMTLAMLAAGVYWWARGGIGYLILCGIAAGLAVLTKAPSLVLGVLVPAVALSAPLVDREAWPWPRVVRMLLLAGAVGVAVVFLLWPTLWVAPMASVERFVRFTLETSSEHRPGNFFLGQPVADPGPWYYPVAVMFRISPLALAGMIALAVLLPPAEKRRPTLLLLLTGIGFILFISLAGKKLDRYTLPIFPSLDLLAGLGLWTMGEWIAPYIVRAGLSAAQRSLLAAGALVALTIGQAIPLAMVAPYPLAYYNPLVGGGPAAGRMILVGWAEGLDQVADYLNAQPNPERQLIAVYFPLELNFQGMVKGTVTQFGDPRPVTHVVDYVNAAQRGHTPPEVAGVPPVKDVWINGILYARVYQLDPPRRVR; encoded by the coding sequence TTGTTTGTCCTGACATTCAGCGCCAGGACCGTCGGCCTGTCGCTCTTTGTGACGCCGGACGAAGACAACTGGATGCGCCGGACCGGCAACTTCGCCCAGGCGCTGCGCCAGGGCGACCTCGCCCGCACCTTCCAGAGCGGCCATCCTGGGGTCACCACGATGTGGATCGCGCGGGCGGGGATCGGACCGGACGCCGAGCGGCTGGCCGGCATCACAACCCAGGACAACCCGGTCACCCGAACGCCCGGCTTCATGGACCTGCTGGTCCGGGCGCGGCTGGCGATGATCCTGGTCAACTCGCTGCTGCTGGTCGGGATCGTCGGGCTGGCAGCGCGCCTCCTCGGCCTCTGGCCAGCCCTGATCGGCGGCGTGATTCTGGCACTCGACCCTTTTCTGGCGGCCCACGGGCAGGTGGTGCACGTGGACGGGCTCTCGGCTGGCTTCATGACGCTGGCGATGCTCGCGGCCGGTGTCTACTGGTGGGCGCGCGGCGGCATCGGCTACCTGATCCTGTGCGGTATCGCTGCTGGACTGGCGGTCCTCACGAAGGCGCCCTCGCTTGTGCTTGGCGTTCTGGTGCCAGCGGTGGCGCTCTCCGCGCCGCTGGTGGACCGAGAGGCGTGGCCCTGGCCACGTGTCGTCAGGATGCTTCTGCTGGCCGGTGCTGTCGGTGTGGCCGTCGTCTTCCTGCTCTGGCCGACGCTGTGGGTTGCGCCGATGGCGTCCGTCGAGCGGTTCGTGCGCTTCACCCTCGAGACCAGCTCCGAGCATCGCCCGGGCAACTTCTTCCTGGGGCAGCCGGTGGCCGATCCGGGACCGTGGTACTACCCGGTGGCGGTGATGTTTCGGATCTCGCCGCTGGCGCTGGCGGGGATGATCGCGCTGGCCGTCCTGCTGCCGCCCGCCGAAAAGCGCCGACCGACGCTCCTGTTGCTGCTGACAGGGATCGGTTTCATCCTGTTCATCTCGCTGGCCGGCAAGAAGCTCGACCGGTACACCCTGCCGATCTTCCCCTCACTGGATCTGCTGGCCGGCCTCGGCCTCTGGACGATGGGCGAGTGGATCGCGCCGTACATCGTGCGGGCCGGCCTCTCGGCTGCGCAGCGGAGCCTGCTGGCAGCAGGCGCGCTGGTGGCGCTCACCATCGGACAGGCCATTCCGCTGGCCATGGTCGCGCCGTACCCGCTGGCCTACTACAACCCGCTGGTCGGGGGCGGCCCGGCGGCCGGCCGGATGATCCTGGTGGGCTGGGCCGAGGGGCTGGACCAGGTTGCCGACTACCTCAACGCCCAGCCGAACCCCGAGCGCCAGTTGATCGCCGTGTACTTCCCGCTGGAGCTGAACTTTCAGGGGATGGTCAAGGGGACGGTGACGCAATTTGGCGACCCACGCCCGGTGACACACGTAGTGGACTACGTGAACGCCGCGCAGCGCGGGCATACGCCACCCGAGGTCGCAGGCGTGCCGCCCGTGAAAGATGTCTGGATCAACGGCATCCTGTATGCGCGGGTCTACCAACTCGACCCGCCACGCCGGGTACGGTGA
- a CDS encoding J domain-containing protein, with protein MARRDYYDVLGVSRSASEKDIRAAYRKLARQYHPDLNPNNKEAETKFKEIGQAYEVIGDAEKRKLYDRWGHDFEKIEQARKSGAGSAGAGAGPFGSGGFGAGSGGFGSGPFTWGGGSQTGGGATVDDDMLGGLFDQILGGMGRGAGRRGGPQRGEDYDHPVSLTLEEANAGTTRLIQITPTSGAPLTIEAKIPAGVADGARVRIAGKGGPGIAGGLSGDLFLVVSIRPHPRFVREGDDLTVKVEVPLYTAVLGGEVLVPTVKGSRLALKIGPETNNGQRIRLAGQGMNKLDGSRGDLYAEIRIVMPTGLSERERELFTELAALRGS; from the coding sequence ATGGCGAGGCGAGACTACTACGACGTGCTGGGTGTGTCTCGGTCGGCCTCGGAGAAGGACATCCGTGCGGCCTACCGTAAGCTCGCCCGGCAGTACCATCCGGATCTGAACCCGAACAACAAAGAGGCCGAGACCAAGTTCAAGGAGATCGGCCAGGCCTACGAGGTCATCGGCGATGCTGAGAAGCGCAAGCTGTATGACCGCTGGGGCCACGATTTCGAGAAGATCGAGCAGGCTCGCAAGTCGGGCGCTGGCTCGGCCGGGGCTGGGGCCGGGCCGTTTGGGTCTGGCGGCTTCGGTGCGGGGTCGGGCGGCTTCGGCTCCGGTCCGTTCACCTGGGGCGGCGGCTCCCAGACTGGCGGCGGCGCGACCGTCGACGACGACATGCTGGGCGGACTGTTTGACCAGATCCTCGGCGGGATGGGTCGGGGGGCTGGCCGCCGGGGCGGACCACAGCGCGGCGAGGACTACGACCATCCCGTCAGCCTGACCCTTGAAGAGGCGAACGCCGGCACCACCCGCCTGATCCAGATCACACCGACCAGCGGCGCACCGCTGACCATCGAGGCGAAGATTCCGGCTGGCGTGGCAGACGGCGCGCGCGTGCGGATCGCCGGCAAGGGTGGCCCGGGCATCGCTGGTGGCCTGTCCGGCGACCTGTTTCTGGTCGTCTCGATCAGGCCGCACCCGCGCTTCGTGCGCGAGGGTGACGACCTGACCGTCAAGGTGGAGGTGCCGCTGTACACGGCGGTGTTGGGCGGTGAGGTGCTGGTCCCCACCGTGAAGGGCAGCCGGCTGGCGTTGAAGATCGGGCCGGAGACCAACAATGGCCAGCGGATTCGTCTCGCCGGCCAGGGCATGAACAAGCTCGACGGCTCGCGCGGCGATCTGTACGCCGAGATCAGGATCGTGATGCCGACGGGGCTCTCCGAGCGCGAGCGCGAGCTGTTCACCGAGCTGGCGGCGTTGCGGGGGAGCTAG
- a CDS encoding helix-turn-helix transcriptional regulator: MADMACFVISVAARLLNVHPQTLRYYERAGLIEPSRSRGNIRLYSARDIERAQQIKRLIEDLGVNLAGVDVILKLTERIRELEHENEALRTDRAAGMRGKPAESAR, from the coding sequence ATGGCCGACATGGCCTGCTTCGTCATCAGCGTGGCGGCCCGGCTGCTCAACGTCCACCCGCAGACCCTCCGCTACTACGAGCGGGCCGGCCTGATCGAGCCGTCTCGCTCGCGTGGGAACATTCGCCTGTACTCGGCGCGGGACATCGAGCGAGCGCAGCAGATCAAGCGGCTGATCGAGGATCTCGGCGTGAATCTGGCCGGCGTCGACGTGATCCTGAAGCTCACCGAGCGGATCCGCGAGCTGGAGCACGAGAACGAAGCGCTCCGAACGGACCGTGCTGCGGGGATGCGCGGCAAGCCAGCCGAATCGGCCAGGTAG
- a CDS encoding BON domain-containing protein, translating into MAHDMFRIDDEQPEAARQLHASIRKTLWDYEPLRATRPVLDISVRDGLVTLNGRVRTLAIKEISEYMLLRVPGIRAVRNELIADPEVVRAVADAIAADSELGPTCPIIEARDGVAVLAGEMPSEETAQRVVELAASVPNVVSVTSHLRVLPPKAVLATNGVAYGAANSSVAVATPEEPGAA; encoded by the coding sequence ATGGCCCACGACATGTTTCGAATTGACGACGAGCAGCCGGAGGCTGCGCGTCAACTGCATGCGTCGATCCGCAAGACCCTCTGGGACTATGAGCCGCTCCGTGCGACGCGCCCCGTGCTCGACATCTCGGTGCGCGACGGGCTGGTGACGCTCAATGGTCGGGTGCGGACCCTGGCGATCAAGGAGATCTCGGAGTACATGTTGCTCCGCGTGCCAGGGATTCGCGCTGTCCGCAACGAGCTGATCGCTGATCCCGAAGTTGTGCGAGCGGTCGCCGACGCGATCGCTGCCGACTCGGAGCTTGGCCCGACCTGCCCGATCATCGAGGCGCGCGACGGCGTGGCGGTGCTGGCCGGCGAGATGCCGTCTGAAGAGACGGCGCAGCGCGTCGTCGAGCTGGCGGCCTCAGTGCCGAATGTGGTCTCGGTGACCAGCCACCTGCGCGTACTGCCCCCGAAGGCCGTGCTGGCCACCAACGGCGTCGCGTACGGTGCGGCGAACAGCTCGGTGGCGGTGGCGACGCCGGAGGAGCCCGGCGCCGCATGA
- a CDS encoding DUF3105 domain-containing protein, producing the protein MSQEVGTKREKRLAAREQRKTQAALAQRRARMTQILVLVVAAVLLVGVVAIGVSTQMFGLMSGSIAPIGRAVALEGADHVADGTMPVYKSRPPASGPHYNTWLQSYGFMDPAPPTGSWLHNLEHGAVAILYNCASACPDLEQQLKDLYTELPLAPNTQRGGARAVILPYTDMDTRIAVVAWGWILEQDQLDKDQILKFYDQRINRGPECQNLRCPTP; encoded by the coding sequence ATGAGTCAAGAAGTCGGGACGAAGCGCGAGAAGCGCCTGGCTGCCCGCGAGCAGCGCAAGACGCAGGCGGCCCTCGCTCAGCGGCGCGCACGCATGACCCAGATCCTGGTGCTGGTCGTGGCCGCCGTGTTGCTGGTCGGCGTCGTGGCGATTGGCGTCAGCACGCAGATGTTCGGGCTGATGAGCGGGTCTATCGCGCCGATTGGGCGGGCGGTGGCGCTCGAGGGCGCCGATCATGTCGCGGACGGCACGATGCCGGTCTACAAGTCGCGCCCGCCAGCATCGGGGCCGCACTACAACACCTGGCTTCAGAGCTACGGGTTCATGGACCCGGCCCCACCAACCGGTAGCTGGCTTCACAACCTGGAGCATGGGGCCGTGGCGATTCTCTACAACTGCGCGTCTGCCTGCCCGGACCTCGAACAGCAGTTGAAAGATCTGTACACGGAGCTGCCGCTCGCGCCCAACACTCAGCGTGGCGGGGCGCGGGCGGTGATCCTGCCGTATACAGACATGGACACCAGGATCGCGGTGGTGGCGTGGGGCTGGATCCTCGAGCAGGATCAGCTCGACAAGGACCAGATCCTCAAGTTCTACGACCAGCGCATCAACCGTGGGCCGGAGTGCCAGAACTTGCGCTGCCCGACACCGTAG
- a CDS encoding TnsA endonuclease N-terminal domain-containing protein — protein sequence MPVRTPSNRGGNTIGWFASYKMRRSIAYESLLECDYLYLLDFDEEVAAFEEQPLTITYQHAGRTHRYTPDFRVSQGGHELLIECKPLALVGTDENRRKFAAGEAWAAEHGHQFQVVTEREIRQGCRVENVRLLTQFARYPVEPAVRTRILGVVSATHGPLTLGQLADGVALHEPASAMVPAILHLAYQHELIVPLDDARITGKTAVWRPARQSAQTTE from the coding sequence ATGCCAGTCCGCACGCCGTCCAACCGTGGTGGCAACACCATCGGCTGGTTTGCCTCCTACAAGATGCGCCGGAGCATCGCCTACGAGAGCCTGCTGGAGTGCGACTACCTCTACCTTCTCGATTTCGACGAAGAGGTGGCCGCGTTCGAGGAGCAGCCGCTCACCATCACCTACCAGCACGCCGGGCGCACCCATCGCTACACGCCCGATTTCCGGGTCAGCCAGGGCGGACACGAGCTGCTGATCGAGTGCAAGCCGCTGGCGCTGGTGGGCACCGACGAGAATCGCCGCAAGTTCGCCGCCGGGGAAGCGTGGGCAGCCGAGCACGGCCACCAGTTCCAGGTCGTCACCGAGCGGGAGATCCGTCAGGGGTGCCGGGTCGAGAACGTCCGGCTCCTAACCCAGTTCGCGCGCTACCCGGTCGAGCCGGCGGTCCGGACGCGCATCCTCGGGGTGGTGTCCGCCACGCACGGGCCGCTGACGCTCGGTCAGTTGGCCGACGGGGTGGCGCTGCATGAGCCGGCCAGCGCAATGGTGCCGGCCATCCTGCACCTCGCCTACCAGCACGAGCTGATCGTTCCGCTCGACGACGCCAGGATCACTGGCAAGACCGCCGTCTGGCGCCCGGCGCGGCAGAGCGCCCAGACCACGGAGTAG
- a CDS encoding transposase, with product MGVHRFVTGACVAWQDRVYTVTNHQPHGMVTLRAVGDGAEQTVAEDVLRRALFAGDLTFVPTSRPGQQPSDGDRVPIERFSPWEAYPASLRAVAEHRLAVLEPLLNMGPQAWPRHLVEERVRTVQRGWDAAPANRTLHRTVSVASVYRWRERYVSAGNDVRALIPATRRRGGTGRSRLAAIDDLVSAVINDLYFKRERVTIDDLLHEVARRIAETNAERPEAERLSVPSRATIGRRVAALDAQATFTAKHGQHAARRHFTQWGEATEPDRPLARVEIDHTRIPVIVIDEHDNLPLGRPVLTYCLDVATRYPLGYYLGFEPFSYYAVMECLYHAIRPKESSRERYGCEQEWLAYGVPAVLVTDNGWELIGRDLRDASLTLGITLQQTPVRTPEFKGSIERSFSTLDTGLFTTLPGTTFANPRARGDYDSVDEACLSMRDLDRLLHLFIVDRYAMDQHAGLGGETPAHRWATLSADPFAFLPYVPGSADDLKVLLGRVTQRTVQPYGIELEALRYNGAELAALRDRLKPGQKVTVKYHPGDLSRIHVLDPYAERYLEIPALARQYTEGLSLWKHRVLRAQVLAEQERLDLAGLGRAKRAMQQIVEQARDRKRTNARLARWTTGGAPFRDLEPPASGERAGRTPEESTTSNPADETGPADDELEALLATLSPEDAGWRLSFPSSGKEPERGPREEVEA from the coding sequence ATGGGCGTGCATCGCTTCGTCACCGGGGCTTGCGTGGCCTGGCAGGACCGGGTCTACACCGTCACCAACCATCAGCCGCACGGGATGGTCACCCTCCGCGCCGTAGGAGATGGGGCGGAACAGACCGTCGCCGAGGACGTACTGCGGCGAGCGCTCTTCGCCGGCGACCTGACGTTCGTTCCCACGAGCCGGCCCGGGCAACAGCCATCTGATGGGGACCGTGTTCCGATCGAGCGGTTCTCGCCCTGGGAGGCGTATCCGGCGTCCTTGCGAGCGGTCGCCGAGCATCGCCTGGCCGTCCTGGAGCCGTTGCTGAACATGGGCCCACAGGCCTGGCCGCGCCACCTCGTCGAGGAGCGGGTGCGGACGGTACAGCGCGGTTGGGATGCTGCCCCGGCCAACCGGACGCTGCACCGGACGGTCAGCGTCGCCTCGGTCTACCGCTGGCGTGAGCGGTACGTCTCAGCCGGCAACGACGTCCGCGCCCTGATCCCCGCCACCCGGCGACGCGGCGGCACGGGCCGCTCGCGCCTTGCCGCCATCGACGACCTGGTCAGCGCGGTCATCAACGATCTGTACTTCAAGCGCGAGCGGGTGACCATCGACGACCTCCTGCATGAGGTCGCGCGCCGGATTGCGGAGACGAACGCCGAGCGGCCCGAGGCGGAGCGGCTCAGCGTGCCCTCGCGGGCCACCATCGGGCGGCGGGTCGCGGCGCTCGACGCACAGGCGACGTTCACCGCCAAGCACGGCCAGCACGCGGCACGCCGCCACTTCACCCAGTGGGGCGAAGCGACGGAGCCGGACCGCCCGTTGGCGCGGGTCGAGATCGACCACACGCGCATCCCGGTGATCGTCATCGACGAGCACGATAACCTGCCGCTCGGCCGCCCGGTCCTGACCTACTGCCTCGACGTCGCCACACGCTACCCGCTCGGCTACTACCTCGGCTTCGAGCCGTTTAGCTACTACGCGGTCATGGAGTGCCTCTACCACGCGATCCGCCCGAAAGAGAGCAGCCGCGAGCGCTACGGCTGCGAGCAGGAGTGGCTGGCCTACGGCGTCCCGGCCGTGCTGGTGACCGACAACGGCTGGGAGCTGATCGGGCGCGACCTGCGCGACGCTAGCCTGACGCTGGGCATCACGCTACAGCAGACGCCCGTCCGAACCCCGGAGTTCAAGGGCAGCATCGAGCGCTCTTTCTCGACCCTCGACACCGGGCTGTTCACCACCCTACCCGGGACGACCTTCGCCAACCCACGAGCGCGCGGCGACTACGACAGCGTCGACGAGGCCTGCCTCTCGATGCGGGACCTGGATCGGCTGCTCCACCTGTTCATCGTCGATCGCTACGCGATGGATCAGCACGCCGGGCTCGGCGGCGAGACGCCGGCCCACCGCTGGGCGACGCTCAGCGCCGACCCGTTCGCCTTCCTGCCGTACGTGCCCGGCAGCGCCGACGACCTGAAGGTGCTGCTCGGTCGGGTGACGCAGCGGACCGTCCAGCCGTACGGGATCGAGCTCGAGGCGCTGCGGTACAACGGCGCCGAGCTGGCAGCGCTCCGGGACCGGCTGAAACCCGGCCAGAAGGTCACGGTGAAGTACCACCCGGGCGACCTGAGCCGGATCCACGTCCTCGACCCCTATGCCGAGCGGTACCTCGAGATCCCCGCCCTGGCGCGGCAGTACACCGAGGGCCTCTCGCTCTGGAAACACCGGGTGCTGCGGGCGCAGGTGCTAGCCGAACAGGAGCGGCTCGACCTGGCAGGGCTGGGCCGGGCCAAGCGCGCGATGCAGCAGATCGTTGAGCAGGCCCGGGACCGGAAGCGGACGAACGCCCGCCTGGCGCGCTGGACGACCGGCGGCGCGCCGTTCCGCGACCTTGAGCCACCGGCGTCGGGCGAGCGGGCCGGCCGGACGCCCGAGGAGAGCACCACCTCGAACCCCGCCGACGAGACCGGCCCAGCCGACGACGAGCTGGAGGCGTTGCTGGCAACGCTCAGCCCGGAGGACGCGGGCTGGCGGCTCAGCTTCCCGTCGTCGGGCAAGGAGCCTGAGCGTGGGCCACGAGAGGAGGTCGAGGCATGA
- a CDS encoding TniB family NTP-binding protein codes for MSTASLGIDRVSHDGAGAITRAYGAFISYPRLDALHREISRCQQLSRLANEPQCMALEGATGTGKTTLIRHYAAAFPRIETTTGSRIPVLYVETPSPIRPKWAASAILERLGDPAADRGTFDAMNARLVKLLGACAVELVILDDFHHVIERETNRILALVSDWLKVLIKNSGVPFLVVGIDGQVERILRANDQLSRLFAARETLAPFTWDTADADSVAQFGRFVLLAERAIGLPLTTALSRAALLGLIYDATGGVVANVMNLLRYAQLLALERGGSAVELDDLRLTFEKRLAKHLAPRPNPFAVPSGGTGSRDGPARSASVSRSEPRGTPGAPDPVEAVTRRSRRRAHGPG; via the coding sequence ATGAGCACGGCAAGCCTGGGCATCGACCGCGTCAGCCACGACGGGGCGGGCGCGATCACGCGGGCGTACGGCGCCTTCATCAGCTACCCGCGCCTCGATGCGCTGCACCGGGAGATCAGCCGCTGCCAGCAGCTCTCACGGCTGGCCAATGAGCCGCAGTGCATGGCGCTCGAAGGCGCGACCGGGACCGGCAAGACGACCCTGATCCGGCACTACGCCGCCGCCTTCCCCAGGATCGAGACGACGACCGGGAGCCGGATCCCGGTGCTCTACGTCGAGACGCCGTCGCCGATCCGACCGAAGTGGGCCGCCTCAGCGATCCTCGAGCGGCTGGGCGACCCGGCCGCCGACCGGGGCACCTTCGACGCGATGAACGCCCGCCTGGTCAAGCTGCTTGGGGCCTGCGCAGTCGAGCTGGTGATCCTGGACGACTTCCATCACGTGATCGAACGTGAGACCAACCGGATCCTGGCGCTGGTCTCCGACTGGTTGAAGGTACTGATCAAGAACTCGGGCGTGCCGTTCCTGGTGGTGGGGATCGACGGCCAGGTCGAGCGGATCCTGCGTGCGAACGACCAGCTCTCGCGGCTGTTCGCGGCGCGGGAGACGCTGGCGCCGTTCACCTGGGACACGGCCGATGCGGACTCGGTGGCCCAGTTCGGGCGGTTCGTGCTCCTGGCCGAGCGGGCGATCGGTCTGCCGCTGACCACGGCGCTCAGCCGGGCCGCGCTGCTCGGCCTGATCTACGACGCGACCGGAGGCGTCGTCGCCAACGTTATGAACCTGCTGCGCTACGCCCAGCTCCTGGCCCTCGAGCGCGGCGGCAGCGCCGTCGAGCTTGACGATCTCCGGCTGACCTTCGAGAAGCGGCTGGCGAAGCACCTGGCGCCCCGGCCCAACCCGTTCGCCGTTCCGAGCGGGGGCACGGGATCACGTGACGGTCCTGCCCGGTCCGCCAGCGTCTCCAGAT